Proteins from a genomic interval of Rosa chinensis cultivar Old Blush chromosome 2, RchiOBHm-V2, whole genome shotgun sequence:
- the LOC112185183 gene encoding 40S ribosomal protein S12, with amino-acid sequence MSGDEAPAPVVAEAPAPALGEPMDIMTAVQLVLRKSLAHGGLVRGLHEAAKVVEKHAAQLCVLAEDCDQQDYVKLVKGLCAEHNVNMLTVPNAKTLGEWAGLCKIDSEGKARKVVGCSCVVVKDFGEDHEALHVVQQHVKA; translated from the exons ATGTCAGG TGATGAAGCACCCGCACCAGTTGTAGCTGAAGCACCTGCTCCAGCCCTTGGCGAGCCTATGGATATCATGACAGCTGTGCAGCTTGTGCTGAGAAAATCGCTGGCTCATGGTGGGCTTGTTCGAGGTCTTCATGAAGCTGCAAAGGTTGTTGAGAAGCATGCTGCCCAGCTCTGTGTCCTGGCCGAGGACTGTGACCAGCAAGACTATGTTAAACTAGTCAAAGGTCTTTGTGCCGAGCACAATGTAAACATGTTGACTGTTCCCAATGCGAAGACCCTAGGAGAGTGGGCTGGT TTGTGCAAGATCGACTCCGAGGGCAAGGCTAGGAAGGTTGTTGGTTGCTCATGTGTTGTTGTGAAG GATTTTGGAGAGGATCATGAAGCTCTCCATGTTGTTCAGCAGCATGTCAAGGCCTAA
- the LOC112184449 gene encoding protein DOWN-REGULATED IN DIF1 11, with product MARVDQNVFVKVSLVALFMSFAAAQDFVAYEVYNDATSPISVEVEVIDAYPPISPEDQDALPPEPSPGAYKKLKNCANKITADYAEEIYEGIFEGEPLTTDCCKALVHLGYDCHIQLVKFLLSSPELKEKASEVLPRSVQLWKACALVVDVDQSIAPSPF from the coding sequence ATGGCAAGAGTTGATCAAAATGTGTTTGTCAAGGTGAGTTTGGTAGCACTATTCATGTCGTTTGCAGCAGCTCAAGACTTTGTTGCTTATGAAGTCTATAATGATGCCACAAGCCCTATAAGCGTTGAGGTTGAAGTCATTGATGCCTACCCTCCAATTTCTCCAGAAGACCAGGATGCTCTCCCTCCAGAACCATCACCGGGAGCTTACAAGAAGTTGAAGAATTGTGCAAACAAGATTACAGCAGATTATGCCGAAGAGATCTACGAAGGTATTTTCGAAGGCGAGCCTCTCACTACAGATTGCTGCAAAGCCCTTGTGCATCTGGGATATGATTGTCACATCCAGTTAGTGAAATTTTTGCTCTCGAGTCCGGAACTTAAAGAAAAAGCTTCCGAGGTATTGCCTAGGAGTGTGCAGCTTTGGAAAGCATGTGCCTTGGTGGTTGACGTTGATCAATCTATTGCTCCTTCTCCTTTTTAA
- the LOC112188238 gene encoding probable CCR4-associated factor 1 homolog 6 — MPLLPKSDSILIREVWNDNLYDEFELIRKIVDDYPYVAMDTEFPGIVLRPVGNFKNSYDYHYQTLKDNVDMLKLIQLGLTFSDEEGNLPSCGTDQQCIWQFNFREFNLNEDVFANDSIELLRQSGIDFKKNNERGIDAKLFGELLMSSGIVLNDNVHWVTFHSGYDFGYLLKVLTCQNLPDTQVGFFNLINIYFPTIYDIKHLMKFCNSLHGGLNKLAELLEVERVGICHQAGSDSLLTSCTFRKLKENFFSGSLDKYAGVLYGLGVENGQSTH, encoded by the coding sequence ATGCCTCTCTTACCGAAAAGCGACTCGATCCTAATTCGGGAAGTGTGGAACGACAATCTCTACGACGAGTTTGAATTGATACGCAAAATCGTCGACGACTATCCTTATGTCGCCATGGACACCGAGTTCCCCGGCATTGTTCTCCGCCCCGTGGGCAACTTCAAGAACAGCTACGACTACCATTACCAGACCTTGAAGGACAACGTAGACATGCTCAAGTTGATTCAGTTGGGTCTTACGTTTTCGGACGAGGAAGGGAACTTGCCCAGTTGCGGGACTGATCAGCAGTGTATCTGGCAGTTCAATTTCCGCGAATTCAATCTCAACGAGGATGTTTTTGCGAATGATTCGATCGAGCTGTTGCGACAGAGCGGGATTGATTTCAAGAAGAACAATGAAAGAGGTATTGATGCAAAGTTGTTCGGGGAGCTGTTGATGTCGTCGGGGATTGTGCTGAATGATAATGTGCATTGGGTTACTTTCCATAGTGGATATGATTTCGGGTACTTGCTTAAGGTCTTGACGTGCCAGAATTTGCCTGATACGCAAGTGGGGTTCTTTAACTTGATCAATATCTACTTTCCGACGATATATGATATCAAGCATCTGATGAAGTTTTGCAATAGCCTTCATGGGGGACTGAACAAGCTGGCCGAGTTGTTGGAAGTGGAGAGAGTTGGGATTTGCCACCAGGCAGGTTCCGATAGTTTGCTCACTTCTTGTACATTcagaaaattgaaagagaatTTCTTTAGTGGTTCTTTGGACAAGTATGCTGGTGTCTTGTATGGTTTAGGTgttgagaatggacagagtacTCATTAG